One segment of Curtobacterium poinsettiae DNA contains the following:
- a CDS encoding argininosuccinate synthase — translation MADRVVLAYSGGLDTSVGIGWLRDATGKDVVALVVDVGQGGEDLGAVRQRALDCGAVESLVVDAKDEFADEYIVPALRANALYQKRYPLVSALSRPLIAKHLALTAKQLGADSVAHGSTGKGNDQVRFEAAVAAIAPDLRTVAPVRDLALTRDRALAYAQEHRLPIQHSEREPWSVDQNVWGRAVETGLLEDPWNAPAADLYATTQDPALPQQPDEVTITFDRGVPVALDGQRFSVLRMVQELNAVAGKHGVGRIDVVEDRVVGIKSREVYEAPAAIALIAAHEELESLTLERDVARFKRGVESEWADLVYDGLWFGGLKRSLDAFVEHTQQHVSGNVRLRLQGGRATVTGRRSEQSLYDFDLATSDTGDAFDQSVSRGFIELWSLPSKISARRDAAN, via the coding sequence GTGGCTGACCGCGTCGTCCTCGCGTACTCCGGCGGTCTCGACACCTCCGTCGGGATCGGCTGGCTGCGCGACGCCACCGGCAAGGACGTCGTCGCACTCGTGGTCGACGTCGGCCAGGGCGGAGAGGACCTCGGTGCGGTCCGGCAGCGTGCGCTCGACTGCGGCGCCGTCGAATCGCTCGTCGTCGACGCCAAGGACGAGTTCGCCGACGAGTACATCGTGCCGGCGCTCCGGGCCAACGCGCTCTACCAGAAGCGGTACCCGCTCGTCTCGGCGCTGAGCCGTCCGCTCATCGCGAAGCACCTCGCGCTGACGGCGAAGCAACTCGGTGCCGACAGCGTCGCGCACGGCTCCACCGGCAAGGGCAACGACCAGGTCCGCTTCGAAGCAGCGGTCGCGGCGATCGCACCCGACCTGCGAACCGTCGCCCCCGTTCGGGACCTCGCCCTGACCCGCGACCGCGCCCTCGCCTACGCCCAGGAGCACCGGCTGCCGATCCAGCACTCGGAGCGGGAGCCGTGGTCGGTCGACCAGAACGTGTGGGGGCGGGCCGTCGAGACCGGCCTCCTCGAGGACCCGTGGAACGCCCCCGCCGCCGACCTCTACGCGACCACGCAGGACCCGGCGCTCCCGCAGCAGCCCGACGAGGTCACGATCACCTTCGACCGCGGTGTCCCGGTCGCCCTCGACGGGCAGCGGTTCAGCGTGCTGCGCATGGTGCAGGAGCTCAACGCGGTCGCCGGCAAGCACGGGGTGGGGCGGATCGACGTCGTCGAGGACCGGGTGGTCGGGATCAAGTCGCGCGAGGTCTACGAGGCGCCGGCCGCGATCGCGCTCATCGCTGCGCACGAGGAACTCGAGAGCCTCACCCTCGAGCGCGACGTCGCCCGGTTCAAACGCGGCGTCGAGTCCGAGTGGGCCGACCTGGTCTACGACGGCCTGTGGTTCGGGGGACTCAAGCGCAGCCTCGACGCCTTCGTCGAGCACACTCAGCAGCACGTCTCCGGCAACGTCCGGTTGCGGCTGCAGGGTGGGCGTGCCACGGTGACGGGCCGTCGGTCGGAGCAGAGCCTCTACGACTTCGACCTGGCGACGTCGGACACCGGCGACGCGTTCGACCAGTCCGTGTCCAGGGGGTTCATCGAGCTCTGGTCACTGCCCAGCAAGATCTCCGCCCGCCGCGATGCGGCGAACTGA
- the argF gene encoding ornithine carbamoyltransferase — MTRHFLRDDDLSQAEQSAILDIADRMKADRWAEQPLAGPQSVAVIFDKSSTRTRVSFHVGISDLGGSPLIISTANSQLGGKETPSDTARVLERMVSAIVWRTYGQAGLEEMAAGTTVPVVNALSDDFHPCQLLADLLTIREHRGALAGQTVAFIGDGASNMAQSYLLAGATAGMHVRVAAPAEFSPSAQVVTDAEERAAVTGGSVLVVTDPVAAVAGADVVVTDTWVSMGKESEKQSRLDTFAGYRVDDALMAHAADDAVFMHCLPADRGFEVTADVIDGPRSIIWDEAENRLHAQKALLAWLLAND; from the coding sequence ATGACCCGCCACTTCCTCCGTGACGACGACCTGAGCCAGGCCGAGCAGTCCGCGATCCTCGACATCGCCGACCGCATGAAGGCCGACCGCTGGGCGGAGCAGCCGCTGGCCGGTCCGCAGAGCGTCGCGGTGATCTTCGACAAGTCGTCGACCCGCACCCGGGTGTCCTTCCACGTCGGCATCTCCGACCTCGGCGGCAGCCCACTGATCATCTCGACGGCGAACAGCCAGCTCGGCGGCAAGGAGACCCCGTCGGACACCGCCCGCGTGCTCGAGCGCATGGTGTCGGCGATCGTGTGGCGCACCTACGGTCAGGCCGGGCTCGAGGAGATGGCCGCCGGCACGACGGTCCCCGTCGTCAACGCGCTGTCCGACGACTTCCACCCCTGCCAGCTCCTCGCCGACCTGCTCACCATCCGTGAGCACCGCGGTGCCCTCGCCGGGCAGACCGTGGCGTTCATCGGCGACGGTGCGAGCAACATGGCGCAGTCGTACCTGCTCGCCGGGGCGACCGCGGGCATGCACGTCCGTGTCGCAGCCCCCGCCGAGTTCTCCCCGTCGGCGCAGGTCGTCACCGACGCCGAGGAACGCGCCGCCGTCACGGGCGGCTCCGTCCTCGTGGTGACCGACCCGGTGGCCGCGGTCGCGGGTGCCGACGTGGTCGTCACCGACACCTGGGTGTCGATGGGCAAGGAGTCCGAGAAGCAGTCGCGTCTCGACACCTTCGCGGGGTACCGCGTCGACGACGCGCTCATGGCGCACGCCGCCGACGATGCAGTCTTCATGCACTGCCTGCCGGCCGACCGTGGGTTCGAGGTGACCGCCGACGTCATCGACGGCCCGCGCAGCATCATCTGGGACGAGGCGGAGAACCGTCTGCACGCCCAGAAGGCGCTGCTGGCCTGGCTGCTCGCCAACGACTAG
- a CDS encoding acetylornithine transaminase, which yields MSTETQTETWNDRFGASLMRSLTPPKIMLERGQGCRVWDVDGNEYLDFLAGIAVNSLGHAHPALVEAIADQAAKLVHVSNYFATPPQLELAERLKRITGAGDAGRVYFGNSGAEANEAAFKLARLNKGADGTKTRIIALKQGFHGRTMGALALTGKPALQQDFLPMIPGVEHIDTSIEALEASIDDSVAALVLEPIKGEAGVVDLPEGFLLAARRLTAEHGALLILDEIQTGVGRTGNWFAFQGHGVTPDAITVAKGIAGGFPIGALVTFGWASDLFSAGQHGSTFGGNPLGTRVANAVLEEIERADLVAGAVVKGERIRDGIRAIGSPLVEEVRGTGLLIGVGLTGPIGPAVNAAALERGLIINAPNESSLRIAPPLIVSDAEIDEFLSTLAQSLAAVAAAQEPTA from the coding sequence GTGAGCACCGAGACGCAGACCGAGACCTGGAACGACCGGTTCGGGGCGTCGCTCATGCGATCCCTGACCCCGCCGAAGATCATGCTCGAGCGTGGCCAGGGCTGCCGCGTCTGGGACGTCGACGGCAACGAGTACCTCGACTTCCTCGCAGGCATCGCGGTGAACTCGCTCGGTCACGCGCACCCCGCGCTCGTCGAGGCGATCGCCGACCAGGCCGCGAAGCTCGTGCACGTGTCGAACTACTTCGCCACTCCGCCGCAGCTCGAACTCGCCGAGCGCCTCAAGCGCATCACCGGCGCGGGCGACGCGGGCCGTGTCTACTTCGGCAACTCCGGCGCCGAGGCGAACGAAGCCGCGTTCAAGCTGGCCCGCCTCAACAAGGGTGCGGATGGCACGAAGACCCGGATCATCGCGCTCAAGCAGGGCTTCCACGGCCGCACCATGGGTGCGCTCGCGCTCACCGGCAAGCCCGCGCTGCAGCAGGACTTCCTGCCGATGATCCCGGGCGTCGAGCACATCGACACCTCGATCGAGGCGCTCGAAGCGTCGATCGACGACTCCGTCGCCGCCCTGGTCCTCGAACCCATCAAGGGCGAGGCCGGCGTGGTCGACCTGCCCGAGGGCTTCCTGCTGGCGGCACGCCGACTGACCGCGGAGCACGGCGCACTGCTGATCCTCGACGAGATCCAGACGGGTGTCGGCCGGACCGGCAACTGGTTCGCGTTCCAGGGCCACGGTGTGACGCCGGACGCCATCACCGTCGCCAAGGGGATCGCCGGCGGCTTCCCCATCGGCGCCCTCGTCACGTTCGGCTGGGCGTCCGACCTGTTCTCGGCCGGGCAGCACGGTTCGACCTTCGGCGGCAACCCGCTCGGCACCCGCGTCGCGAACGCGGTGCTCGAGGAGATCGAGCGCGCCGACCTGGTCGCCGGCGCAGTGGTCAAGGGCGAGCGGATCCGTGACGGCATCCGCGCCATCGGTTCCCCGCTGGTGGAAGAGGTCCGTGGCACCGGCCTGCTCATCGGCGTCGGTCTGACCGGTCCGATCGGCCCGGCCGTCAACGCCGCCGCCCTCGAGCGTGGCCTCATCATCAACGCCCCCAACGAGTCGAGCCTGCGCATCGCACCGCCGCTCATCGTGTCCGACGCCGAGATCGACGAGTTCCTGTCGACCCTCGCCCAGAGCCTCGCGGCCGTCGCCGCAGCGCAGGAGCCCACCGCATGA
- the argB gene encoding acetylglutamate kinase: MANDTEGAGTPLTKEEEHEFAAVKAATLIESLPWLKRFSGKVVVVKFGGNAMVNEDLKRAFAEDMVYLRYAGLHPVVVHGGGPQISAALKEQGIESEFRGGYRVTTTEAITVVRDVLAGEVNREIVDLMNEHGEGLAVGVFGDGGSLFTGEKKGVVVDGQEYDLGHVGDITHVDPSGVLAAIEAGRIPVVSSIAIDDAHPDQALNVNADAAAGALAIALRASKLMMLTDVPGLYRNWPDRDSIVDLIAVDELRALLPSLESGMIPKMTACLDAVVGGVGGATIIDGRIPHSILLEVFTLRGAGTEVIPDPSRRTENQMTHAEIGRRVASPSIDSSTGQHVAGTDEKGHQQ, from the coding sequence ATGGCGAACGACACCGAAGGGGCCGGGACGCCCCTCACGAAGGAAGAAGAACACGAGTTCGCCGCGGTCAAGGCCGCGACGCTCATCGAGTCGCTGCCCTGGCTGAAGCGCTTCTCGGGCAAGGTCGTCGTGGTCAAGTTCGGCGGCAACGCCATGGTGAACGAGGACCTGAAGCGCGCCTTCGCCGAGGACATGGTCTACCTGCGCTACGCCGGCCTGCACCCCGTCGTCGTGCACGGCGGCGGCCCGCAGATCTCCGCCGCCCTCAAGGAACAGGGCATCGAGTCCGAGTTCCGCGGCGGCTACCGTGTCACGACGACCGAGGCGATCACCGTCGTCCGCGACGTCCTGGCGGGCGAGGTCAACCGCGAGATCGTCGACTTGATGAACGAACACGGCGAGGGCCTGGCCGTCGGCGTGTTCGGCGACGGCGGCTCGCTGTTCACCGGCGAGAAGAAGGGCGTCGTCGTCGACGGGCAGGAGTACGACCTCGGCCACGTCGGGGACATCACCCACGTCGACCCGTCGGGTGTGCTCGCCGCGATCGAGGCCGGCCGGATCCCGGTCGTCTCGAGCATCGCGATCGACGACGCGCACCCCGACCAGGCCCTCAACGTGAACGCGGACGCGGCGGCCGGTGCCCTGGCGATCGCGCTCCGGGCCTCGAAGCTCATGATGCTCACCGACGTGCCCGGTCTGTACCGCAACTGGCCCGACCGTGACTCGATCGTCGACCTCATCGCGGTCGACGAGCTCCGTGCACTCCTGCCGAGTCTCGAGTCGGGGATGATCCCCAAGATGACCGCGTGCCTCGACGCCGTGGTCGGCGGGGTCGGCGGTGCGACCATCATCGACGGCCGGATCCCGCACTCGATCCTGCTCGAGGTCTTCACCCTGCGGGGTGCGGGAACCGAGGTGATCCCGGACCCGAGCCGACGAACCGAGAACCAGATGACCCACGCCGAGATCGGCCGTCGCGTGGCGTCGCCGTCGATCGACAGCAGTACCGGCCAGCACGTGGCGGGTACGGACGAGAAGGGACACCAGCAGTGA
- the argJ gene encoding bifunctional glutamate N-acetyltransferase/amino-acid acetyltransferase ArgJ has product MTDAGTTTQTEPGLQGVTAAAGFRAAGVTAGLKTSGKPDVALVVNDGPDAAVAAVFTSNRAQAHPVIWSRQVVGDGVARAVVLNSGGANCFTGPFGFQTTHLTAEAVGDALGIGAGNVVVCSTGLIGVGDQTFRDNVLRGVELASAALSGDGGPDAATAIMTTDTKAKQSVVTEDGWTVGGMAKGAGMLAPGLATMLVVITTDAVQTPDQLDQALRAATRITFDRVDSDGCMSTNDTVVLLSSGASGVTPEVGDFQEALTAVCADLARQLQQDAEGASHDIAIEVVHAATEDDAVTVGRSVARNNLFKAAVFGNDPNWGRVLAAIGTTDAEFDPYAVDVSMNGIRVCHAGAPDEPSDSVDLTPRDTHVRIDLGVGAHSATILTNDLTHDYVHENSAYSS; this is encoded by the coding sequence GTGACCGACGCAGGCACGACCACCCAGACCGAGCCGGGCCTCCAGGGCGTCACCGCGGCAGCGGGCTTCCGCGCCGCCGGTGTCACCGCAGGCCTGAAGACGAGCGGCAAGCCGGACGTGGCCCTCGTCGTCAACGACGGGCCCGACGCAGCCGTGGCCGCCGTCTTCACCAGCAACCGAGCCCAGGCGCACCCCGTCATCTGGTCCCGCCAGGTCGTCGGGGACGGCGTCGCCCGTGCCGTCGTCCTGAACTCCGGCGGCGCGAACTGCTTCACCGGCCCGTTCGGCTTCCAGACCACGCACCTGACGGCCGAAGCCGTGGGCGATGCCCTCGGGATCGGAGCCGGCAACGTCGTCGTCTGCTCCACCGGGCTCATCGGTGTGGGCGACCAGACCTTCCGCGACAACGTGCTCCGCGGCGTCGAGCTGGCGAGTGCGGCACTCAGTGGCGACGGCGGTCCCGATGCGGCGACCGCGATCATGACGACGGACACGAAGGCCAAGCAGTCCGTCGTGACCGAGGACGGCTGGACCGTCGGCGGCATGGCCAAGGGCGCGGGGATGCTCGCCCCGGGTCTCGCAACGATGCTCGTCGTCATCACGACCGACGCCGTGCAGACTCCGGACCAGCTCGACCAGGCGCTCCGCGCCGCCACCCGCATCACGTTCGACCGGGTCGACTCCGACGGCTGCATGTCGACGAACGACACGGTCGTCCTGCTGTCGTCGGGTGCGAGCGGCGTGACGCCCGAGGTCGGTGACTTCCAGGAGGCCCTGACCGCGGTGTGTGCCGACCTGGCCCGCCAGCTGCAGCAGGACGCCGAGGGCGCGAGCCACGACATCGCGATCGAGGTCGTGCACGCCGCGACCGAGGACGACGCCGTGACCGTCGGTCGGAGCGTCGCCCGGAACAACCTGTTCAAGGCGGCCGTCTTCGGCAACGACCCGAACTGGGGCCGGGTGCTCGCAGCGATCGGCACCACCGACGCCGAGTTCGACCCGTACGCGGTGGACGTCAGCATGAACGGCATCCGGGTCTGCCACGCGGGCGCACCCGACGAGCCGAGCGACTCCGTCGACCTGACCCCGCGTGACACCCACGTGCGCATCGACCTCGGTGTCGGCGCGCACTCGGCCACGATCCTGACCAACGACCTCACGCACGACTACGTGCACGAGAACAGCGCGTACTCCAGCTGA
- a CDS encoding N-acetyl-gamma-glutamyl-phosphate reductase, with translation MSVSVAVAGASGYAGGELLRVLSAHPEFEVRTVTAFSNAGQPLIATQPHLRSLSHLTLAETTAETLRGHDVVFLALPHGQSGAITAELGDDALVVDCGADHRLTDPAAWERFYGGDYFGAWSYGLPELLLAAPTPGSADEWREVDDIASQGKQRSALVGTKRIAVPGCNVTAVTLGIQPGVQAGLVESDDLVAVLSVGPSGAGKKLSTTYLASEIMGSASAYAVGGSHRHVPEIQQNLQVAGAADVTISFTPVLVPMSRGILATTTAKLSPGVSARDVRLAWEQAYADEPFVHLLPEGEFPRVADTIGANTALVGIAVDEAAGRVVAVTALDNLAKGTAGAAVQSANIALGLPETTGLSVDGVAP, from the coding sequence ATGTCCGTATCCGTCGCCGTGGCGGGAGCCTCCGGCTACGCGGGTGGTGAGCTCCTGCGCGTGCTCTCCGCCCATCCCGAGTTCGAGGTCAGGACGGTGACGGCGTTCTCGAACGCCGGGCAGCCCCTGATCGCGACCCAGCCGCACCTCCGTTCGCTGTCGCACCTGACCCTGGCGGAGACGACGGCCGAGACGCTGCGCGGGCACGACGTGGTGTTCCTGGCGCTGCCGCACGGCCAATCGGGTGCGATCACCGCGGAACTCGGCGATGATGCGCTCGTCGTCGACTGCGGCGCAGACCACCGTCTGACGGACCCGGCGGCGTGGGAGCGGTTCTACGGCGGCGACTACTTCGGTGCGTGGTCCTACGGGCTGCCCGAGCTCCTGCTCGCGGCGCCCACCCCGGGTTCGGCCGATGAATGGCGCGAGGTCGACGACATCGCGTCGCAGGGCAAGCAGCGTTCCGCCCTGGTCGGCACGAAGCGCATCGCGGTCCCCGGCTGCAACGTCACCGCGGTGACGCTCGGCATCCAGCCGGGCGTCCAGGCCGGCCTCGTCGAGTCCGACGACCTCGTCGCCGTGCTCAGCGTCGGTCCGAGTGGCGCCGGCAAGAAGCTCAGCACCACCTACCTGGCCTCCGAGATCATGGGGTCCGCCAGCGCCTACGCCGTCGGTGGCTCGCACCGGCACGTCCCCGAGATCCAGCAGAACCTGCAGGTCGCGGGGGCCGCCGACGTGACGATCTCGTTCACGCCGGTCCTGGTCCCGATGTCGCGGGGGATCCTGGCGACCACCACCGCGAAGCTCTCGCCCGGCGTCAGCGCACGCGACGTCCGGCTCGCGTGGGAACAGGCGTACGCCGACGAACCCTTCGTGCACCTGCTGCCCGAAGGCGAGTTCCCCCGGGTCGCGGACACCATCGGTGCGAACACCGCGCTCGTCGGCATCGCCGTCGACGAGGCCGCCGGCCGCGTCGTCGCGGTGACCGCGCTCGACAACCTCGCCAAGGGCACGGCCGGCGCCGCCGTCCAGTCGGCGAACATCGCCCTCGGTCTCCCCGAGACCACGGGCCTCAGCGTGGACGGAGTCGCACCGTGA
- the pheT gene encoding phenylalanine--tRNA ligase subunit beta translates to MRVPLRWLGESVDLPEDVTLEHVHAALVSVGFEEEGVHTFDLTGPIVVGRVLERVPEPQKNGKTINWCQVDVGEAEPRGIVCGAHNFDVGDLVVVTLPGAVLPGPFPIAARKTYGHVSDGMIASARELGLGDEHDGILRFADLGMDPTVGADAIALLGLDDAAVEINVTPDRGYVLSMRGVAREYAHATGASFHDPVDRVAPRAAEGFRVTIDDQAPIRGHVGASTFVTRVVRGIDPAAKTPAWMVSRLSLAGVRSISLPVDITNYVMFELGQPLHGYDLQTVAGGLGVRRAITGETLETLDGTVRKLDPEDLVITDDDGPIGLAGVMGGARTEISASTTDVLIEAAGFDQVSIARTARRHKLPSEASRRFERGVDPQVAEAAANRAVELLVELAGGTADALGSTLVDTEPRATVTMRLSRPADLVGVDYTDAEVIDTLRAIGATVEADDEQLSVTPPTWRPDLTDDTTLVEEVARIVGYDRIPSVLPVAPPGRGLTRHQQARRRVAAALAAAGLTEVVTAPFVSVATQDAYPGIDPQGGPSVVLANALDSEQNLLRRSGVPALVDAARRNVSRGLVDVALYETSRVFLPVTGVTLGTDEVPAGAARPDRAALEALDASLPAQPFHVAALLTGHRVVKQPGTTAEPFGIADAIDAARQVAWAVGVELTVAQTTHPSLHPGRAASLLVDGTVVGLAGELLPELAEAAVLPRVVAVVELDLDALVAAAPELVAVAPIVSYPAATQDLSLVVDAGVPAGDVLDAVRSGAGDLLEYARLVDDYRGSGVDEGQKSLTFALRFRATDRTLTAAEATEARDGAVRRAGERFGATLRD, encoded by the coding sequence ATGCGCGTCCCACTCCGTTGGCTCGGTGAGTCCGTCGACCTCCCCGAGGACGTCACCCTCGAGCACGTCCACGCGGCGCTCGTGTCGGTCGGCTTCGAGGAAGAGGGCGTCCACACCTTCGACCTGACCGGTCCCATCGTGGTCGGCCGGGTCCTGGAGCGCGTCCCCGAGCCGCAGAAGAACGGCAAGACCATCAACTGGTGCCAGGTGGACGTCGGTGAAGCCGAGCCGCGCGGCATCGTCTGCGGCGCGCACAACTTCGACGTCGGCGACCTCGTCGTCGTCACGCTGCCCGGCGCAGTCCTGCCCGGGCCGTTCCCGATCGCCGCCCGCAAGACCTACGGGCACGTGTCAGACGGCATGATCGCCTCGGCCCGCGAGCTCGGGCTCGGTGACGAGCACGACGGCATCCTGCGGTTCGCCGACCTCGGCATGGACCCCACCGTCGGCGCCGACGCCATCGCGCTCCTCGGCCTCGACGACGCCGCGGTCGAGATCAACGTCACGCCGGACCGCGGCTACGTGCTCAGCATGCGCGGGGTCGCCCGTGAGTACGCGCACGCCACCGGAGCCAGCTTCCACGACCCCGTCGACCGCGTCGCGCCGCGTGCGGCCGAGGGCTTCCGGGTCACGATCGACGACCAGGCCCCGATCCGGGGTCACGTCGGAGCGTCGACGTTCGTCACGCGCGTCGTGCGCGGGATCGATCCGGCCGCGAAGACACCGGCCTGGATGGTTTCGCGCCTCTCGCTTGCCGGGGTGCGCTCCATCTCCCTGCCCGTCGACATCACGAACTACGTCATGTTCGAGCTCGGCCAGCCGCTCCACGGCTACGACCTGCAGACCGTCGCGGGCGGCCTCGGCGTGCGCCGGGCGATCACTGGCGAGACGCTCGAGACCCTCGACGGCACGGTCCGGAAGCTCGACCCGGAAGACCTCGTGATCACCGACGACGACGGCCCGATCGGCCTCGCCGGCGTCATGGGCGGAGCCCGCACTGAGATCTCGGCGAGCACGACCGACGTCCTGATCGAGGCCGCCGGGTTCGACCAGGTCTCCATCGCCCGCACCGCTCGTCGCCACAAGCTCCCCAGCGAGGCATCCCGTCGCTTCGAGCGTGGAGTCGACCCGCAGGTGGCCGAGGCCGCGGCGAACCGTGCCGTCGAGCTCCTCGTCGAGCTCGCCGGCGGCACCGCCGACGCCCTCGGGTCCACGCTCGTCGACACCGAGCCGCGGGCGACCGTGACGATGCGGCTCTCGCGTCCCGCCGACCTCGTCGGCGTCGACTACACCGACGCCGAGGTCATCGACACGCTCCGTGCGATCGGTGCCACGGTCGAGGCCGACGACGAGCAGCTCTCGGTCACCCCGCCCACCTGGCGTCCCGACCTGACCGACGACACCACCCTCGTCGAAGAGGTCGCGCGCATCGTCGGCTACGACCGGATCCCGAGCGTGCTGCCGGTCGCTCCGCCCGGTCGGGGCCTGACCCGGCACCAGCAGGCTCGTCGTCGGGTCGCCGCGGCGCTGGCCGCCGCGGGCCTGACCGAGGTCGTCACGGCACCGTTCGTGTCGGTGGCCACGCAGGACGCTTACCCGGGGATCGACCCGCAGGGCGGACCGAGCGTCGTGCTCGCCAACGCCCTGGACAGCGAGCAGAACCTCCTGCGCCGGAGCGGCGTCCCGGCCCTGGTCGACGCAGCCCGTCGCAACGTGTCGCGCGGGCTCGTCGACGTCGCGCTCTACGAGACGTCCCGGGTGTTCCTGCCGGTGACGGGCGTGACGCTCGGCACCGATGAGGTCCCGGCGGGTGCCGCCCGGCCCGATCGTGCGGCGCTCGAGGCGCTGGACGCCTCGCTGCCCGCCCAGCCCTTCCACGTCGCCGCACTGCTGACCGGCCACCGGGTCGTCAAGCAGCCCGGCACCACGGCGGAACCGTTCGGCATCGCCGACGCGATCGATGCGGCCCGCCAGGTCGCCTGGGCCGTCGGTGTCGAACTCACCGTCGCGCAGACGACCCACCCGTCCCTGCACCCGGGCCGTGCCGCGTCGCTGCTCGTCGACGGCACGGTCGTGGGCCTCGCCGGAGAGCTCCTGCCCGAACTGGCCGAGGCCGCCGTCCTGCCCCGCGTGGTGGCGGTCGTCGAGCTCGACCTCGACGCGCTGGTCGCCGCGGCCCCGGAACTCGTCGCGGTCGCGCCGATCGTCTCGTACCCGGCAGCCACGCAGGACCTCTCGCTCGTCGTCGACGCCGGTGTGCCGGCCGGTGACGTGCTGGATGCGGTGCGCTCTGGCGCCGGAGACCTGTTGGAGTATGCTCGGCTCGTGGATGACTACCGGGGCTCCGGCGTGGACGAGGGACAGAAGTCCCTGACGTTCGCCCTGCGCTTCCGTGCCACGGACCGCACGCTGACCGCTGCCGAGGCCACCGAGGCCCGTGACGGCGCTGTCCGACGTGCCGGCGAGCGATTCGGGGCGACCCTGCGCGACTGA
- the pheS gene encoding phenylalanine--tRNA ligase subunit alpha, translating into MSEPLEISESAVADAVDAALAAVRATTTVAELKQARAEHTGEQSPLARMNASMRSVPPEQKAAAGKLVGQARGRVNAAIAEQESVLAVAEERARLEAERVDVTALPVHRAVGSRHPLSLLNEAVADIFVGMGWEVAEGPELEHEWFNFDALNFDQDHPARAMADTIFVEPVDRHLVMRTHTSPVQVRSLLSRDLPLYVIAPGRVYRADELDATHLPVFTQVEGIAIDKGLTMAHLRGTLEHFARQMFGAEAQIRLRPNYFPFTEPSAEMDVWQPNAKGGARWVEWGGCGMVNPNVLRAAGIDPDEYQGFAFGMGIERTLQFRNGLNDMRDFLEGDIRFSQQFGTVV; encoded by the coding sequence GTGTCAGAACCTCTCGAGATCAGTGAATCGGCCGTCGCCGACGCGGTGGACGCGGCCCTCGCCGCCGTCCGTGCCACGACGACGGTCGCCGAACTGAAGCAGGCCAGGGCCGAGCACACCGGTGAGCAGTCACCGTTGGCGCGGATGAACGCATCGATGCGCAGTGTGCCGCCGGAGCAGAAGGCCGCGGCGGGCAAGCTCGTCGGGCAGGCCCGTGGGCGGGTGAACGCGGCGATCGCCGAGCAGGAATCCGTGCTCGCGGTGGCCGAGGAGCGCGCACGGCTCGAAGCCGAGCGCGTCGACGTCACCGCGTTGCCGGTCCACCGCGCCGTCGGCTCCCGCCACCCGCTCTCGCTGCTGAACGAAGCCGTCGCCGACATCTTCGTCGGCATGGGGTGGGAAGTGGCGGAAGGCCCCGAGCTCGAGCACGAGTGGTTCAACTTCGACGCGCTCAACTTCGACCAGGACCACCCGGCCCGGGCCATGGCGGACACGATCTTCGTCGAGCCCGTCGACCGGCACCTGGTCATGCGCACCCACACCTCCCCGGTGCAGGTGCGGTCGCTGCTGTCGCGTGACCTCCCGCTGTACGTCATCGCGCCGGGCCGCGTCTACCGTGCCGACGAGCTCGATGCCACGCACCTGCCGGTCTTCACCCAGGTCGAGGGCATCGCGATCGACAAGGGCCTGACGATGGCGCACCTGCGCGGCACGCTCGAGCACTTCGCCCGGCAGATGTTCGGCGCCGAGGCACAGATCCGGCTCCGCCCGAACTACTTCCCGTTCACCGAGCCCAGCGCCGAGATGGACGTCTGGCAGCCGAACGCCAAGGGCGGCGCGCGGTGGGTCGAGTGGGGTGGCTGCGGCATGGTGAACCCCAACGTCCTGCGTGCCGCCGGGATCGACCCGGACGAGTACCAGGGCTTCGCGTTCGGTATGGGCATCGAGCGGACACTGCAGTTCCGCAACGGCCTGAACGACATGCGTGACTTCCTCGAGGGCGACATCCGCTTCTCGCAGCAGTTCGGAACGGTGGTCTGA